In Pedobacter heparinus DSM 2366, the following are encoded in one genomic region:
- a CDS encoding 6-bladed beta-propeller — translation MEMRFSLEFSRIIIICFLQFFIIGCFSGANNKSVSPTLSLQYDDKAHHIVKKSLFKNGKVNIDLSEEGKKLKITEILGSYKYVILETLPESLLGSISKVLLKDRRIFVLDYKMSKAVFVFDINGKFIYKVAPKKSDLYMPLDICLVEKNLYILSEGTVSKYSVENGELIETFNLPFKAISFAPVESKNETFNFFVNKNANTGIGLNLDFEFFTLDLNKRKILKEQIRSTNRDAATFALFNFFYRDKETFFTKTNVDTVFEVKTDSIVPILNIKFEKSKAVKSASNSLLCNFMATPKFYYCSRVTEGKLYHIYINRQNNRFVKVKLIIDNRFLGSFNSTPVGASGEDFIFLIDPAALKYNLAKHKDKGDSLSITKLFKDACGLESEVKRTDNPILVFAKPNFYE, via the coding sequence ATGGAAATGCGATTTTCTTTAGAATTCAGTAGAATTATAATTATTTGCTTTCTCCAATTTTTTATAATTGGCTGTTTTAGTGGGGCTAACAATAAAAGTGTTAGCCCCACTCTATCGCTTCAATATGACGATAAGGCACATCATATTGTTAAAAAGTCATTATTTAAAAATGGGAAAGTTAATATTGATCTATCTGAGGAAGGTAAAAAGCTTAAGATAACAGAAATACTGGGGAGTTATAAATACGTTATTCTAGAAACGTTACCAGAATCTCTTCTGGGCTCAATTAGTAAAGTTTTATTGAAAGATAGACGCATTTTTGTGTTGGATTACAAAATGTCTAAGGCCGTATTCGTTTTCGATATAAATGGTAAATTCATTTATAAAGTAGCACCAAAAAAATCGGATTTATATATGCCATTAGATATTTGCCTTGTTGAGAAAAATTTATATATTTTAAGTGAAGGAACTGTTAGTAAATATAGTGTTGAAAATGGGGAGTTAATAGAAACATTTAATTTGCCATTTAAGGCAATTAGTTTTGCACCTGTAGAATCAAAAAATGAAACTTTTAACTTCTTTGTTAACAAAAATGCAAATACAGGTATAGGGCTTAATCTTGACTTTGAATTCTTTACTCTTGATTTGAATAAAAGAAAGATTTTAAAAGAACAAATAAGGTCTACAAACCGTGATGCGGCGACGTTTGCTCTATTTAATTTTTTTTATAGAGACAAAGAAACCTTTTTTACCAAAACAAATGTGGATACGGTATTTGAAGTAAAAACTGATTCAATTGTTCCAATATTGAATATTAAATTTGAGAAGAGTAAAGCTGTGAAATCAGCTTCTAATTCCTTGCTATGTAATTTTATGGCAACACCTAAATTTTATTATTGTTCTCGTGTAACTGAAGGTAAACTATATCATATTTACATCAATCGACAAAACAATAGATTTGTCAAAGTGAAATTAATAATTGATAATCGGTTTCTTGGCAGTTTTAATTCAACACCTGTAGGAGCTAGTGGTGAGGATTTTATTTTCTTAATAGATCCGGCAGCTCTAAAATACAATTTGGCAAAACACAAAGATAAAGGTGACTCTTTATCTATAACAAAGCTTTTTAAAGATGCTTGTGGGTTAGAAAGCGAAGTTAAAAGAACCGATAATCCAATATTAGTATTTGCAAAACCTAACTTTTATGAATAG
- a CDS encoding CDC27 family protein has translation MTIPITILFHADNSLIEKLAPSFNGKTGMLLLKGLLFVSILVIAACNIRTALAVIFIVPLAIFFNLKFQKTSYSIKSYLFVFLVLSVLITALLAFLYKKDSSTGRLLIWKVALTEQPVDVIFGGGYEYFEHHYNVIQGRYFARENVNPNSKEAKLAGNVTYAYNEFVEVYINYGLIGLLFCISLIFFVIKAYYSNYDSSNTLLHISFYVLLSVFIQSFVSYPFSMLGSKIVFVSFLALFISEIEKSNKVIIILSKSWMITLQISLMFIVGWATWNLVENASALSAWKTADDNMKRNNQVDNAMNVLQLQYPTLYSNGPFLVYYGRCLFLNGQYDLAIEILNQAKGYSSDPIVYYTLGQSYSFLNDRKNSELNFNLAINMTPNRLYPRYLLMQHFIRNKDNKMAVYTANSILNIEDKITSSATLEIKEIAKHYIHVNNLK, from the coding sequence ATGACGATACCAATAACAATTCTGTTCCATGCAGATAATAGCTTGATTGAAAAGTTAGCCCCGTCTTTCAACGGCAAGACAGGAATGCTATTGTTGAAAGGACTTTTGTTTGTAAGCATTCTGGTTATTGCTGCATGTAATATTCGCACTGCACTTGCTGTTATATTTATAGTTCCTTTAGCTATTTTTTTTAACCTGAAATTTCAAAAAACATCTTATTCTATTAAGAGCTATCTATTCGTGTTTTTGGTGTTATCTGTTTTAATTACTGCATTGTTAGCTTTTTTATATAAGAAGGATTCGTCTACGGGGAGGTTATTGATTTGGAAAGTGGCACTTACAGAGCAGCCTGTAGATGTCATTTTTGGAGGAGGTTATGAGTATTTCGAACACCATTATAATGTAATACAAGGACGGTATTTTGCCAGGGAAAATGTTAATCCAAATTCAAAAGAAGCAAAATTGGCTGGAAATGTTACATACGCTTATAATGAATTTGTTGAAGTATATATTAATTATGGTTTGATTGGATTGCTGTTTTGTATTTCATTAATATTTTTTGTGATCAAAGCATACTATAGTAACTATGATTCATCCAATACATTGCTTCATATTTCTTTTTATGTGCTACTGTCGGTTTTCATACAAAGCTTTGTTTCTTATCCATTTAGCATGCTTGGCAGTAAAATAGTTTTTGTTTCTTTTTTAGCTCTATTTATAAGTGAGATAGAAAAATCCAATAAAGTAATTATCATTTTGTCAAAATCCTGGATGATTACTTTACAGATTTCATTGATGTTTATTGTTGGGTGGGCCACATGGAATTTAGTTGAAAATGCTTCTGCTCTTAGTGCCTGGAAAACTGCTGATGATAACATGAAAAGAAATAATCAGGTCGATAATGCTATGAATGTGCTTCAATTGCAATACCCCACTTTGTATTCTAATGGGCCATTTTTAGTATATTATGGGCGTTGTTTGTTCTTAAACGGTCAATATGACCTAGCAATCGAGATACTTAATCAAGCAAAGGGTTATTCATCAGATCCAATCGTATATTATACCTTGGGGCAATCTTATTCATTTTTAAATGATCGAAAAAATAGTGAGCTAAATTTTAATTTAGCTATAAATATGACCCCAAATAGATTGTATCCAAGATATCTGCTTATGCAGCATTTTATAAGAAATAAAGACAACAAAATGGCCGTGTATACAGCAAATAGCATTTTGAACATTGAAGATAAAATAACATCTTCAGCAACTTTAGAGATAAAAGAAATTGCAAAGCACTATATTCATGTTAATAATTTGAAATAA
- a CDS encoding LuxR C-terminal-related transcriptional regulator produces the protein MNTDLQKLHDVWMSSRAFQNTDAPKISFDDLTNSIVSTGPFYYYIIDFYDMVLSHVSHSIADIHGLNPQTVTFDDILNTIHPDDIEFVANAESFLHRFFQEKIPPERLLSYKMSYSFRSRMKNGEYVLLNHQALLLTLDENGRSGKSLNIHTRIDHLSKFNTRQISLIGLNGEPSFMDMSLDKSIHDLPAFSRREMEIIRLIAQGLNNNEIAENLFIAVLTVKKHRKNILMKSNCKNTAELISKSVIQGLIY, from the coding sequence ATGAATACCGATCTACAAAAACTTCATGATGTTTGGATGTCTAGCAGGGCTTTTCAAAACACAGATGCTCCAAAAATCAGTTTCGATGACTTAACCAATTCCATTGTCAGCACCGGACCATTCTATTATTATATCATTGATTTTTATGACATGGTACTTTCTCATGTCAGTCATTCAATTGCCGATATACATGGCCTGAATCCGCAAACGGTGACTTTTGATGATATATTAAACACGATCCATCCGGATGATATAGAATTTGTTGCCAATGCAGAGTCTTTTCTTCACCGGTTTTTTCAGGAAAAGATCCCTCCTGAGAGATTGCTTAGTTATAAAATGAGCTATAGTTTTAGAAGCAGGATGAAAAACGGAGAATATGTGCTGCTTAATCACCAGGCTTTGCTGCTCACACTGGACGAGAACGGGCGCTCAGGAAAGTCATTGAACATCCACACCCGGATAGACCACCTCAGTAAGTTCAATACCCGCCAAATCTCATTGATTGGTTTAAACGGGGAACCTTCGTTTATGGATATGTCTTTGGACAAATCCATTCATGACCTGCCAGCTTTTTCCAGACGGGAGATGGAAATTATCAGGTTGATTGCCCAGGGGCTGAACAACAATGAGATTGCTGAAAATCTGTTCATCGCGGTACTAACGGTCAAAAAACACCGGAAAAACATTTTAATGAAATCCAATTGTAAAAATACAGCCGAGCTGATCAGTAAGAGTGTGATACAGGGTCTGATTTATTAA
- a CDS encoding RagB/SusD family nutrient uptake outer membrane protein yields the protein MRYFRYIYSLVTVTVLFVSCNKEVLDRPPQSSYRNDNFWRNEDDLRLYANGFYANYFNGYNTSFTVDYTPVRGYTFSDDLTSKNVQAAFESSVPTTRGSTSEVADWLGTYAGPTWDFAWVRKANLFLNRIDNVTKPNLSDDAYKHWTAVARFFRAYEYCRLVSVFGDVPYFDKDIEESDLPTMYKDRDDRGLVMDKVYDDFKYVMANMRESDLNVQNLNRYVAASFISRFMLFEGTFQHYHNLDAARAKKYLEFAVEAGNYVMAGKWTFGSDYKALFSSDNLSGNPEVIFYRTYDAGLGIMHSIGSYNNGTEVPGVDANLVFIKSFIVNDGKVWQNSAVPNASSFAIADLVKTRDPRFEASFIDRALGTSATLLYSFKYASREAITYIGKSYPAAWGSNTNTSDAPVMRLGEVVLNWIEAKAELATYYGGAAVGQGDIDKSINAIRNRPVDAVAVGKGVVKTAPLSLAALPTDPARDGDVPALIWEIRRERRMELMLEHSRLLDLKRWKKLSNMNFTNPDYLMGPWVNVQAEVPAFLTAANATAKTVKVRKLDGTVVTYDGTNAAAMVGFWMVTGAANRNAFTDRAYLAPVGQTQIVQYQEKGYKLTQTKLW from the coding sequence ATGAGATATTTTAGATATATATATAGCCTGGTTACAGTAACAGTTTTATTTGTTTCTTGTAATAAAGAGGTGTTAGACAGACCTCCACAGTCTTCTTACAGAAATGATAATTTCTGGAGGAACGAAGATGATCTTCGTTTGTATGCTAATGGTTTTTATGCCAATTATTTTAATGGATATAATACCAGTTTTACTGTTGATTATACACCGGTAAGGGGATACACATTTTCAGATGACCTGACCAGTAAAAACGTACAGGCAGCTTTTGAAAGCAGTGTGCCAACTACAAGAGGGTCTACATCCGAAGTTGCAGATTGGTTAGGTACGTATGCGGGCCCTACCTGGGATTTCGCCTGGGTCCGTAAGGCGAATCTGTTCCTTAACCGGATAGATAATGTTACCAAGCCAAATCTTTCTGATGATGCCTATAAACACTGGACTGCGGTGGCAAGGTTTTTCCGTGCATATGAATACTGCCGTTTGGTAAGTGTGTTTGGGGATGTGCCTTATTTTGATAAGGATATTGAAGAGAGTGACCTGCCTACCATGTACAAAGACCGAGATGATCGTGGTTTGGTTATGGACAAAGTATACGACGACTTCAAATATGTAATGGCAAATATGCGTGAAAGCGATTTGAATGTGCAGAACCTGAACAGGTACGTTGCGGCTTCTTTTATATCCAGATTCATGTTGTTTGAGGGAACTTTTCAGCACTATCATAACCTGGATGCGGCAAGGGCAAAAAAATACCTGGAGTTTGCAGTGGAGGCGGGGAATTATGTGATGGCGGGAAAATGGACATTTGGCAGTGATTATAAAGCCTTGTTCTCTTCAGATAACCTGTCAGGTAACCCCGAAGTTATTTTTTATAGAACATACGATGCTGGTTTGGGTATCATGCATTCCATTGGCTCCTATAATAATGGCACAGAGGTGCCGGGTGTAGATGCGAACCTGGTGTTTATTAAGTCGTTTATTGTTAATGACGGTAAGGTATGGCAAAATTCGGCAGTGCCTAATGCAAGTTCATTTGCCATTGCTGATCTGGTAAAAACCAGAGACCCAAGGTTTGAAGCTTCATTTATTGACAGGGCGCTAGGAACTTCAGCAACGTTATTGTATAGTTTTAAATATGCATCCAGAGAGGCCATTACCTATATTGGTAAGAGTTATCCCGCTGCCTGGGGCAGTAATACCAATACCAGTGATGCGCCTGTAATGCGCTTAGGTGAGGTGGTATTGAACTGGATAGAAGCAAAGGCTGAACTGGCAACATATTACGGTGGTGCTGCAGTTGGCCAGGGTGATATCGATAAATCAATTAATGCTATTCGCAACCGTCCGGTAGATGCTGTTGCTGTTGGAAAAGGCGTGGTAAAAACAGCGCCATTAAGTTTGGCCGCTTTGCCCACTGATCCTGCACGTGATGGAGATGTACCAGCTTTAATCTGGGAAATTCGTAGGGAAAGAAGAATGGAGCTGATGTTGGAACATTCGCGTTTACTTGATCTGAAGCGTTGGAAAAAATTGAGTAATATGAACTTTACCAATCCTGATTACTTAATGGGACCATGGGTAAATGTTCAGGCAGAGGTTCCTGCTTTTCTGACTGCAGCAAATGCGACTGCAAAAACAGTAAAAGTAAGAAAGCTGGACGGAACTGTTGTTACCTATGATGGCACCAATGCGGCCGCAATGGTGGGTTTCTGGATGGTAACCGGCGCAGCGAATAGAAATGCTTTTACCGATCGTGCTTATCTTGCCCCGGTTGGGCAAACGCAGATTGTTCAGTATCAGGAAAAAGGTTATAAATTAACGCAGACCAAGTTGTGGTAA
- a CDS encoding SusC/RagA family TonB-linked outer membrane protein, whose product MKRKLLLLFVGISLLFTQTFAQQITVTGMVTSSGDGLPIPGASVKIKGTQIGTQTKASGTYSISAKKGDVLVFSYIGSLTQERTVSGTTLNVVLREDDKALNEIVVVGYGTQRKANLTGAVTSIDVNKTLSGRPIADVGRALQGVASGLSVVVPSGEVGSDPLIKIRGQIGSFRGTAQPLILLDNVEIPSIQLVNPADIASISVLKDAAASSIYGAKAAFGVILITTKTGSGSDKPTITYTNNFSFQNPWKDLRMGEVSALKYTVDAAERIGTFTPTGAFYYVDRASYQKAVEWQNKYGGTIGSNDPTVFGRDWYVQGPDNQKMGVRTYNPYDLMVKEWAPTQQHNLSIGGTTGKTSYNIGLAALNQSGMMKPAKSDKFTRYNGSVKVSSELNDYVTVRGGAIFSQRNKEYAYITNSTTADPWLYLYRWGPLYPFGNDENGDPIRSPASEAAAANTANILQTYFNANAGATVNITKNWKVDFDYTYSRQDTAWRRPGTRYTARNSWVAPRARVDASGQPVYVNSEGQVVSSTTPGAIRAFDLLKETYTASGSNPDHMYRFVGNWYSHTINAFTTYNLKLKEDHDFKFILGLNRVAVTNESQFTQITNLTDISNPQFNFAAGTTTGGGNLYKEAQLGYFGRVNYAFKNKYLLEANLRYDGTSKFPRDLWWRWFPSFSAGWVASEEQFMEWAKPSLSMLKVRGSWGSIGDQTVSPGLYISQMPNGLSNWISGGIRAPFVGTPTAVQSSITWQDIETKNLGLDLGFFNNSLTATVDVYQRKTKNAIVPKEGIPLTFGVTAPVGNYGELSTKGLELAVEYNHKFGNGVGINVQANYTDAKTTITKYGTLTGVNDNYVGRTIGDIWGYRTDRLFQLSDFDLDANGKPQLITLTAAESALNAGKKAYKLKPGPNGEKPVYQPFLQTSSNFYFGPGDVKFVDVNGDGEISNGKGLLADHGDQEIIGNANPRYEYGFRLGADYKGFDISAFFQGVGSRKIWGDGFLAIPGYNSSDGAMPAAFSENYWTPENTGAFYPAAYNNGASNNANNMQIQDRYLLNMAYLRLKNLTLGYSFPPALLKKISLSSLRVYAAVENLITWDKLGDLPIDPEAINGYSMWNISNYNSGRTATGVPAFKSISFGVQLNF is encoded by the coding sequence ATGAAAAGAAAACTACTATTACTTTTTGTGGGCATTTCTTTGTTGTTTACGCAAACGTTTGCGCAACAAATTACAGTAACCGGTATGGTTACGTCATCAGGTGACGGGTTGCCCATACCCGGAGCTTCTGTAAAAATTAAAGGAACCCAGATTGGTACCCAGACCAAAGCTAGCGGAACCTATTCTATCAGTGCAAAAAAAGGAGATGTACTGGTCTTCTCTTACATCGGCTCCTTAACACAGGAAAGAACAGTTAGCGGGACAACTCTTAATGTAGTCCTTAGAGAAGATGACAAGGCGCTTAATGAAATTGTTGTGGTGGGTTATGGTACGCAAAGGAAAGCAAACCTGACCGGTGCAGTTACTTCTATCGATGTAAATAAGACCCTTTCTGGGCGGCCTATTGCTGATGTTGGAAGAGCGCTGCAGGGGGTTGCGTCAGGATTAAGTGTGGTTGTTCCAAGCGGAGAGGTCGGCTCAGATCCGCTGATTAAGATCAGGGGGCAGATTGGATCATTCAGAGGTACCGCACAGCCATTAATTTTATTGGATAACGTTGAGATACCCAGTATTCAATTGGTTAACCCTGCTGATATTGCCAGTATTTCTGTGTTAAAGGATGCTGCTGCTTCATCTATTTATGGTGCCAAAGCCGCATTTGGGGTAATACTGATCACTACAAAGACAGGCTCAGGCTCTGACAAGCCTACCATCACTTATACCAATAACTTTTCTTTCCAGAATCCATGGAAAGACCTGAGGATGGGTGAGGTTAGTGCCTTAAAATATACGGTGGATGCTGCTGAGCGTATTGGCACATTTACACCTACAGGAGCATTTTATTATGTAGATCGTGCCAGCTATCAAAAAGCAGTAGAATGGCAGAATAAGTATGGGGGTACAATAGGTTCCAATGATCCTACAGTTTTTGGAAGAGATTGGTACGTGCAGGGGCCAGATAACCAGAAGATGGGGGTGAGGACCTATAATCCATACGACTTGATGGTTAAAGAGTGGGCGCCAACCCAGCAGCATAACCTGTCAATTGGTGGTACCACAGGTAAAACCAGTTACAATATTGGCTTGGCTGCATTGAACCAGAGCGGTATGATGAAACCTGCCAAATCGGATAAATTTACCCGGTATAATGGTTCGGTAAAAGTTTCAAGTGAACTTAACGATTACGTTACGGTTCGTGGAGGAGCTATTTTCTCTCAAAGAAACAAGGAGTATGCCTATATCACCAACTCTACTACCGCCGATCCATGGTTGTATCTTTACCGTTGGGGCCCGTTATATCCGTTTGGTAATGATGAAAATGGAGACCCGATACGAAGTCCTGCAAGCGAAGCTGCTGCGGCCAATACAGCCAATATTCTGCAAACTTATTTTAACGCGAATGCGGGTGCTACAGTTAACATCACAAAAAACTGGAAAGTAGATTTTGATTACACCTATTCCAGACAAGATACAGCCTGGCGGCGTCCGGGTACCAGGTATACTGCCAGAAACTCCTGGGTTGCGCCCAGAGCCAGGGTAGATGCAAGTGGACAACCTGTTTATGTGAACTCAGAGGGCCAGGTAGTGTCTAGTACTACTCCTGGTGCTATCCGTGCATTTGATCTTTTAAAAGAAACCTATACTGCTTCAGGATCTAACCCGGACCACATGTACAGATTTGTGGGTAACTGGTATAGCCATACGATTAATGCTTTTACTACTTATAACCTGAAATTAAAGGAAGACCACGATTTTAAATTTATATTAGGTTTAAACCGGGTTGCTGTTACCAATGAGTCGCAGTTTACGCAGATTACAAACCTTACAGATATCTCAAATCCTCAGTTTAATTTCGCGGCAGGTACCACTACAGGTGGGGGAAATTTGTATAAGGAGGCGCAACTTGGCTATTTTGGCCGTGTCAATTATGCCTTCAAAAATAAATACCTTTTGGAAGCCAACTTACGTTATGATGGAACCTCTAAGTTTCCGCGTGACTTATGGTGGCGGTGGTTTCCATCTTTCTCTGCAGGATGGGTAGCCAGCGAAGAACAATTTATGGAGTGGGCTAAACCTTCCCTGTCTATGTTAAAGGTAAGGGGCTCCTGGGGTTCTATCGGAGATCAGACCGTGTCTCCGGGCTTGTACATCTCTCAAATGCCTAATGGACTTTCTAACTGGATCAGTGGCGGAATACGTGCACCTTTTGTTGGAACGCCAACAGCCGTACAGTCTTCTATTACATGGCAGGATATTGAAACTAAGAATCTTGGTCTGGACCTGGGCTTCTTTAATAATAGTTTGACTGCAACTGTTGATGTTTATCAGCGGAAAACAAAAAATGCCATTGTTCCTAAGGAAGGGATCCCGCTTACTTTTGGTGTGACTGCGCCGGTTGGTAATTATGGGGAGTTAAGTACTAAAGGTTTAGAATTGGCTGTTGAATATAACCATAAGTTTGGAAATGGTGTTGGAATTAATGTCCAGGCCAATTATACGGATGCAAAAACTACCATTACCAAGTATGGTACGCTTACCGGGGTGAATGACAATTATGTAGGCCGAACCATTGGTGACATCTGGGGATACCGCACAGATCGGTTGTTTCAACTGAGCGACTTTGACCTGGATGCCAACGGAAAGCCTCAGTTGATTACTTTAACTGCTGCTGAAAGTGCTTTGAATGCTGGTAAAAAAGCTTATAAATTAAAACCTGGGCCTAATGGTGAGAAGCCGGTTTATCAGCCATTTCTGCAAACCTCTTCAAACTTTTATTTTGGACCTGGGGATGTTAAGTTTGTGGATGTAAATGGGGATGGTGAAATCAGCAATGGAAAAGGATTGCTGGCTGATCATGGCGACCAGGAGATTATTGGTAATGCCAATCCCAGATATGAATATGGTTTCAGATTAGGGGCCGACTATAAAGGATTTGACATCAGTGCTTTCTTCCAGGGTGTAGGCAGTCGTAAGATCTGGGGAGATGGGTTCCTGGCCATTCCTGGCTATAACTCTTCTGATGGTGCAATGCCGGCAGCCTTTTCTGAAAATTACTGGACTCCAGAAAATACCGGTGCTTTTTATCCGGCAGCCTATAATAACGGAGCTAGTAATAACGCAAATAACATGCAGATTCAGGATCGGTACCTGTTAAATATGGCCTATCTGAGGCTTAAAAACTTAACTTTGGGTTATTCATTCCCACCTGCTTTATTGAAAAAGATAAGTTTAAGCTCGCTTAGGGTATATGCAGCTGTAGAGAACTTAATCACATGGGATAAACTTGGAGACCTGCCTATCGATCCGGAAGCGATCAACGGTTATTCTATGTGGAACATTTCCAATTATAACTCGGGTCGTACAGCCACAGGGGTACCTGCTTTTAAAAGTATATCGTTTGGTGTTCAATTAAACTTTTAA
- a CDS encoding DeoR/GlpR family DNA-binding transcription regulator, whose translation MLKKERHDFVMRQINLHNRVLTSDLVQLLNVSEDTIRRDLQELAEWGQLSKVHGGALSKSYQSSFDDSEVYAKDAKIIIAKKTLQLIKDGMVILTGGGTSIIELVKRLPENLTATFFTISPFVAIELSKYTRVEVILIGGLFSKNSQVTYGGHVINQLSEINADLCLLGTSAIHPQDGLTDTDWEINQLKKAIFSSSKRAAILCISEKLNISLRLKVASLENIDYLITELEPEAIELNPYRVKTLQIH comes from the coding sequence ATGCTTAAAAAGGAACGCCATGATTTTGTGATGCGCCAGATCAATTTGCATAACCGCGTACTCACATCAGATCTTGTACAGTTATTAAACGTTTCAGAGGATACGATCCGACGGGACCTCCAGGAGTTGGCAGAATGGGGACAGCTTTCAAAAGTTCATGGCGGTGCACTGTCCAAGTCTTACCAATCTTCTTTTGACGACAGCGAAGTTTATGCGAAAGACGCTAAAATCATTATTGCTAAAAAGACGTTACAGCTCATCAAGGATGGGATGGTGATTCTGACCGGGGGCGGAACATCCATTATAGAGTTGGTAAAACGCTTACCAGAAAATTTAACTGCTACATTTTTTACCATTAGTCCTTTTGTAGCTATAGAGCTATCTAAGTATACCAGAGTCGAAGTTATTCTTATAGGAGGTTTATTTTCCAAAAATTCGCAGGTAACTTATGGGGGCCATGTCATCAACCAGCTCTCGGAGATCAATGCCGATCTTTGCCTGCTGGGAACCAGTGCCATACACCCGCAAGATGGATTAACTGATACAGACTGGGAAATCAATCAGCTTAAAAAAGCCATTTTCAGTTCCTCAAAAAGAGCAGCAATTCTGTGTATTTCAGAAAAACTGAACATCTCATTAAGATTAAAGGTCGCTTCATTAGAAAATATAGACTACCTGATCACAGAGCTTGAACCTGAAGCAATAGAACTTAATCCATATAGGGTGAAGACTTTACAGATACATTAA
- a CDS encoding anhydro-N-acetylmuramic acid kinase encodes MNATWEKFFQIIQQPERLIIGLMSGTSMDGLDIALCAVRGSGTATQVRLVEFKTVSYSNEFKAEVKSIFSKRDADLQMVCLMNEKVGLLHAELILEAIASWGLKPSDIDVIASHGQTIFHAPKSLHRLDDFPNATLQIGDGDHIAVKTGIITIADFRQKHIAAGGEGAPLAVYGDYLLFSKKGEDRIMLNIGGIANFTYLPGDNDAAKVFSTDVGPGNTLMDQFVQQHYKGLYYDGDARIARAGMVNEQLLAELMQSEFLHAAFPKTTGPELFNLEYLAQAQARSKTEHISKEDIMATLCRFSADVIINAIEKCFGKAETPSIFISGGGMHNPLLLKQLKTALNNASFFSTDALEINPDAKEAVLFAVLANETMVGGKTNFGDREGVPSVFMGKVCLPE; translated from the coding sequence ATGAACGCAACCTGGGAAAAGTTTTTTCAAATTATTCAGCAGCCGGAACGGTTAATCATAGGCCTCATGTCGGGTACTTCAATGGACGGCTTAGATATTGCTTTATGTGCAGTGAGAGGTAGCGGAACGGCAACCCAGGTAAGACTGGTAGAATTTAAAACAGTTTCCTATAGTAATGAATTTAAGGCGGAGGTAAAATCTATTTTTTCAAAAAGGGATGCTGATCTGCAAATGGTATGCCTGATGAACGAGAAAGTAGGTTTGCTGCATGCTGAATTGATTCTTGAGGCCATTGCTTCCTGGGGTTTAAAGCCATCAGATATTGATGTAATAGCGAGCCATGGGCAGACGATTTTTCATGCGCCGAAATCTTTGCATAGACTGGATGATTTTCCGAATGCAACTTTGCAAATAGGGGACGGCGATCATATTGCGGTTAAAACAGGTATCATTACCATTGCCGATTTCAGGCAAAAACATATCGCCGCTGGCGGAGAGGGGGCACCTTTGGCTGTTTATGGGGATTACCTGCTTTTTTCTAAAAAAGGAGAAGACCGCATTATGCTTAATATAGGTGGCATTGCCAATTTTACCTATTTGCCGGGCGACAATGATGCGGCTAAGGTTTTTTCGACTGACGTAGGGCCCGGAAATACATTGATGGACCAGTTTGTACAGCAACATTATAAAGGCTTGTATTATGATGGGGATGCCCGGATTGCGCGTGCTGGAATGGTAAACGAACAGCTTTTAGCAGAGCTGATGCAATCCGAATTTCTGCACGCAGCCTTTCCTAAAACGACAGGTCCGGAACTTTTTAACCTCGAATATCTGGCGCAGGCACAGGCCAGGTCTAAAACAGAGCATATCAGTAAAGAAGATATCATGGCTACGCTCTGCAGGTTTTCCGCTGATGTGATCATCAATGCCATTGAAAAATGTTTCGGAAAAGCAGAAACACCTTCAATCTTTATCAGTGGCGGAGGTATGCATAACCCATTGTTGTTGAAACAGCTTAAAACAGCGCTTAACAATGCCAGTTTCTTTTCAACAGATGCACTGGAAATAAATCCCGATGCCAAGGAAGCCGTACTTTTTGCCGTCCTGGCAAATGAAACCATGGTTGGCGGTAAAACCAATTTTGGGGATAGGGAAGGCGTGCCTTCAGTATTTATGGGAAAAGTTTGTTTGCCAGAATAG